CTTACCGTTGGAAGAAATCGTATGAAAAGAATGGGCTGATTGGGCTGACAGATTCCAGGAAAATGGCTTCCGGTAGGCCCATAAAGCGGGAACTTACACCAATCGAAGTAATTGAAAGACAGAATGCAAGAATCAAGCTTCTAGAGGGACAGGTGGAGCTGTTAAAAAAGCTAGAAACGACAGAAAGGAGGCTGCTAAACGCAAGAGAAACACTAAATACGAGTAAAGTATATCAGTTGATCCACCGCTATGATATTAAGACTACTAGCCAAGAAAATGTATTTTGAGTGAAAAGAGGTTGACCGATTTCAATCTAGAACCTAGCAAAATATAGTTTTGTTGGTCGAAGTACCTTCACCAAGTCTAATGTTAATTCACTTTTTGGTGTATAATATGTAGAAGGTGCATAAATCTTTT
The sequence above is drawn from the Bacillus sp. 2205SS5-2 genome and encodes:
- a CDS encoding HTH domain-containing protein; amino-acid sequence: MSKIKFSAKEIKTLQKNPNVQRASMKSITYTDAFKKKSLDDYLTGKLPRQIFTENGFDTDMIGIKRIEQSAYRWKKSYEKNGLIGLTDSRKMASGRPIKRELTPIEVIERQNARIKLLEGQVELLKKLETTERRLLNARETLNTSKVYQLIHRYDIKTTSQENVF